One stretch of Armatimonadota bacterium DNA includes these proteins:
- the ruvB gene encoding Holliday junction branch migration DNA helicase RuvB → MPREKIVTTEDQEKTQPGSVRPAALDDEDRQSWNLRPRTLDEYIGQTGVVDSMQIAITAARNRREPLDHVLLHGSPGLGKTTLAHIIASEMGASIMATSGPAMEKPKDVMGILSNLEVGDVLFIDEIHRLSRVVEEFLYSAMEDFQVDFVLDRGAYAKTVKIPLKRFTLVGATTRAGMLSAPMRDRFGIFAHMDYYSTEELTKVVERSSGILNVKVDPNGAVEIARRSRGTPRIANRLLRRVRDYAEVEADGVITREIADIALKREMVDEMGLDKLDRAFLRTIIEFYGGGPVGIEALSATLNEETDTLVDMVEPYLLKIGFLNRTPSGRKATRAACEHIGVACPHPADGQGKLL, encoded by the coding sequence ATGCCCAGAGAGAAGATAGTCACAACCGAAGACCAGGAAAAGACCCAGCCCGGTTCTGTCCGCCCCGCAGCGCTCGACGACGAAGATCGCCAGTCATGGAACCTCCGCCCCCGGACGCTCGACGAGTACATCGGTCAGACCGGCGTAGTCGACAGCATGCAGATCGCCATCACCGCCGCCCGCAACCGGCGCGAGCCGCTCGATCACGTGTTGCTGCACGGCTCGCCGGGTCTCGGAAAGACCACGCTGGCTCACATCATTGCTTCCGAGATGGGCGCCAGCATCATGGCGACCTCCGGCCCCGCGATGGAGAAGCCCAAGGACGTCATGGGCATCCTCTCGAACCTTGAGGTCGGCGACGTCCTCTTCATAGACGAGATCCACCGGCTCTCACGGGTCGTCGAGGAGTTCCTGTACTCGGCAATGGAGGACTTCCAGGTTGATTTCGTGCTCGACCGGGGCGCATACGCCAAGACCGTCAAGATTCCGCTCAAGCGGTTCACCCTCGTGGGAGCGACCACCCGCGCCGGGATGCTATCCGCCCCCATGCGCGACCGGTTCGGCATCTTCGCTCACATGGACTACTACTCGACCGAGGAACTGACCAAGGTCGTGGAGCGGTCGTCCGGAATCCTGAATGTGAAGGTCGATCCGAACGGCGCGGTCGAGATCGCGCGAAGGTCGCGCGGCACCCCCAGGATCGCCAACCGCCTGCTCCGGCGCGTGAGGGACTACGCCGAGGTCGAGGCCGACGGAGTCATCACGCGCGAGATCGCGGATATCGCCCTGAAGCGCGAGATGGTAGACGAGATGGGCCTCGACAAGCTCGACCGTGCGTTCCTGAGGACGATCATCGAGTTCTACGGCGGCGGTCCGGTCGGCATCGAGGCGCTCTCCGCGACCCTGAACGAGGAGACCGACACACTGGTGGACATGGTCGAGCCGTACCTGCTCAAGATAGGCTTCCTCAACCGCACGCCCAGCGGCCGAAAAGCCACCCGAGCCGCCTGCGAGCATATCGGGGTCGCCTGCCCCCATCCCGCCGACGGTCAGGGGAAGTTGCTCTAG